A DNA window from Branchiostoma lanceolatum isolate klBraLanc5 chromosome 17, klBraLanc5.hap2, whole genome shotgun sequence contains the following coding sequences:
- the LOC136422622 gene encoding ATP-binding cassette sub-family C member 5-like isoform X3, translating into MARKKDTKESLFKFNNSRKRLKEKTNVSGMRTSSYHEAVGFECWETLYGDVDMDYRDTNKKLWKYKESAKTFIPIRAKPEQPSLNPLDDAGLLSFMTFSWLTPLIKTAYKGKLTLDNVWEHSPLDRAKPNYRRFERLWKEEVERVGMKKASLLRTIWRFTRTRMLISLLTILIYCAGSFLIPAFVVRSLLTYTESPDTNWPLGIGLVIAMFVTEVLRALCWAATWSIAYRSGIRVLGAILTLIFTKITRLRSLRDKTVGELVNLCANDGQRLFEATLFVIFMCQAPLGFVLGLSYSVYLIGPVSLLGCSIIVLFYPFQALISRLTSRLRRKGIKITDKRVRTMNEILTSVKLIKMYAWEMPFGQAVSAVRNGERQVLEKAAYAQSASIGLSPLVSLLSGILTIIAHVMTGNDLTASQAFTVLGVYYGMLSSMAGLPFFVKAFAESRVALQRVKSLLEMDEMKPFTARPSDPRNTVEIRAATFAWDSVQTDGGQEATKATKDPAATPAFNGKTETIPLTEGPSESQEDLLKTLSNIELELPKGTLLGVCGSVGSGKSSLISGILGQMRLLEGTVGLTGSIAYVAQQAWIMNASVRDNILFGEDFEQERYEETVKICCLTHDFKVLPAGDLTEIGERGLNLSGGQKQRISLARAVYSNRDIYLLDDPLSAVDAHVGQHIFHHCIMGALKDKAVLFVTHQLQYLHLCDQVVLMKDGVIAEKGEHSQLMAAGEDYARMIQGYMTSHCDEETGEESDGEEPPGNIMRQLSTDTGEQEGQSNVGSATSVAEHENYEMEEQERKGDLSGNLIKEEEVESGSIGWATFSDYFRAGGGYLLTALVLLTFILSEGSMAFANFWLSLWLRQGSGNTTITVGNETIISTSIRHHPDLHFYSLVYGMSIILVLVTMTVKGFSFVKFTLRASSNLHDKVFRSVFRSPMSFFDTTPTGRILNRFSKDLDEVDVRLPFQAEMLLQFTSHLMFSVCLIAYAFPYFLIAILPLVGIFLYIRRISSSALRKLKRLENMSRSPWFCHLTATIQGLSTIHAYNKTEETVNRFVSLLDKNSIMMLLFRCAMRWLGVRLEQVTIMLATVTALLVVVTHGSIPPALAGLALTSVIEMTGLFQYTVRLSSQTEAHFTSVQRINTYIKDLKPEAPLTIKETAPAQSWPSEGRVRFQKYDMRYREGLPLVLKGVSFVTKPSEKVGIVGRTGSGKSSLGVALFRLVEAESGSISIDDVDISTIGLEDLRSKLSIIPQDPVLFVGTVRYNLDPFKQYSDDQVWSALERTHMRESISGLQQQLEAPVVENGDNFSVGERQLLCMARALLRHSKILLLDEATAAIDPETDNLIQTTIREAFSDCTMLTIAHRLNTVLTCDRILVMEDGEVVEFDSPSSLLADPNSSFAVMMAASSLSYQQQPS; encoded by the exons ATGGCAAGGAAAAAAGACACCAAGGAAAGcctcttcaagttcaacaatagCCGGAAGAGACTCAAGGAGAAAACCAACGTCAGTGGTATGCGTACCTCTTCCTACCATGAAGCTGTTGGGTTCGAATGCTGGGAGACACTCTATGGTGACGTAGACATGGACTACAGGGATACTAACAAGAAATTGTGGAAGTACAAGGAAAGTGCCAAGACCTTCATACCCATCAGAGCAAAGCCAGA ACAGCCGTCTTTGAACCCACTTGATGATGCAGGCCTGCTGTCCTTCATGACCTTCTCCTGGTTGACTCCTTTGATCAAAACAGCGTACAAGGGGAAACTGACCCTTGACAATGTTTGGGAGCATTCACCACTTGACAGGGCAAAGCCCAATTATAGAAG GTTTGAGAGGCTGTGGAAGGAGGAGGTTGAGAGAGTCGGGATGAAGAAGGCTTCGCTGCTCCGAACCATCTGGAGGTTCACTCGGACCAGGATGCTGATTAGTCTGCTGACTATCCTCATCTATTGCGCAGGCTCTTTCCTTATCCCA gcTTTTGTAGTGAGAAGCCTGTTGACATACACCGAGTCGCCGGACACAAACTGGCCACTGGGAATCGGCTTGGTTATTGCCATGTTTGTCACAGAAGtgttgag AGCGCTGTGCTGGGCGGCAACATGGAGCATTGCCTACCGCAGCGGCATCAGGGTACTGGGAGCCATCCTGACACTCATCTTCACCAAGATCACTCGGCTTAGAAGTCTCAGGGACAAGACAGTAGGGGAG TTGGTGAATCTGTGTGCTAATGATGGCCAGCGGCTATTTGAAGCCACACTTTTTGTCATCTTCATGTGTCAAGCTCCGTTAGGCTTTGTGCTGGGTCTTTCCTACAGCGTGTACCTGATTGGGCCAGTCTCGCTGCTTGGATGTTCCATAATTGTCCTCTTCTACCCTTTTCAG GCACTGATCTCACGGCTAACTTCACGGCTCAGAAGAAAGGGCATCAAGATCACGGACAAACGTGTGCGAACAATGAACGAGATTCTCACTTCTGTCAAACTGATCAAGATGTACGCCTGGGAGATGCCTTTTGGGCAGGCTGTCAGTG CTGTAAGAAATGGAGAGCGGCAGGTGTTGGAGAAGGCAGCGTACGCTCAGAGTGCCAGCATCGGCTTGTCTCCACTGGTGTCCCTTCTGAGCGGCATTCTCACCATCATCGCCCATGTCATGACAGGGAACGACCTCACAGCATCGCAG GCCTTCACAGTGCTGGGTGTGTACTATGGCATGCTTTCTTCCATGGCCGGTCTTCCCTTCTTTGTCAAGGCATTTGCAGAGAGCAGAGTAGCACTACAACGTGTGAAG AGTTTGCTTGAAATGGATGAAATGAAGCCCTTCACCGCACGACCTTCAGACCCAAGAAACACTGTAGAGATCAGAGCCGCGACCTTTGCTTGGGACTCCGTCCAGACGGACGGTGGACAGGAAGCCACCAAAGCTACAAAGGATCCTGCAGCAACACCAGCATTTAATGGGAAGACAGAAACAATTCCTCTCACCGAAGGGCCTTCTGAGTCACAGGAGGATCTGTTGAAAACACTCTCAAACATTGAACTGGAACTGCCAAAG GGCACATTGTTAGGTGTTTGTGGCAGTGTTGGCAGTGGGAAAAGTTCTCTCATCTCAGGCATCCTAGGTCAG ATGCGTCTGCTGGAGGGTACAGTAGGACTGACAGGCAGCATCGCATACGTGGCCCAGCAGGCCTGGATCATGAACGCTTCTGTCAGGGACAACATCCTGTTTGGAGAGGACTTTGAGCAAGAAAG GTATGAGGAGACTGTGAAAATCTGCTGTTTGACTCATGACTTTAAAGTGCTGCCAGCAGGAGACTTGACTGAG ATTGGTGAGAGAGGCCTAAACCTGAGTGGGGGACAGAAACAGCGCATCAGCCTGGCCCGGGCTGTCTACAGTAACAGGGACATCTACCTGCTGGACGACCCTCTCAGTGCTGTGGACGCTCACGTGGGACAACACATCTTCCACCACTGCATCATGGGCGCACTGAAGGACAAGGCTGTACTGTTTGTTACTCATCAACTTCAG TACCTGCACCTGTGTGACCAGGTTGTCCTGATGAAGGATGGAGTGATAGCAGAGAAGGGTGAACACAGTCAGCTGATGGCAGCTGGGGAAGACTACGCCCGGATGATACAGGGCTACATGACCTCACACTGTGATGAGGAGACAGGGGAGGAGTCAGACGGGGAGGAACCACCCGGCAACATCAT GAGGCAACTGTCCACGGATACTGGAGAACAGGAAGGCCAGTCAAATGTGGGCTCTGCCACCAGTGTGGCTGAACATGAGAACTACGAGATGGAAGAACAGGAAAGAAAAGGTGACTTGTCAG GCAATCTGATAAAGGAAGAGGAGGTCGAAAGTGGCAGTATTGGATGGGCAACATTCAGCGACTACTTCAGGGCAGGAGGAGGATACCTGCTGACTGCGCTGGTCCTTCTTACCTTTATTCTGTCAGAGGGATCAATGGCTTTTGCCAACTTCTGGCTGAGTCTTTGGCTTAGACAAGGCAGCGGG AACACCACTATAACAGTTGGTAACGAGACCATCATCAGCACCAGTATCCGACACCATCCCGACCTTCACTTCTACAGTCTAGTTTATGGAATGTCCATCATTCTGGTTCTGGTCACGATGACTGTAAAAGGCTTTTCCTTTGTCAAGTTTACACTTCGGGCCTCCTCCAACCTTCATGACAAGGTGTTCAGGTCTGTTTTCCGCAGTCCGATGTCCTTCTTTGACACAACACCTACTGGCAGGATCCTGAATCGCTTCTCCAAGGACTTAGATGAAG TGGATGTGCGACTCCCGTTCCAGGCAGAGATGCTGCTCCAGTTCACCTCCCATCTCATGTTCTCTGTATGTCTGATAGCCTACGCATTTCCATACTTCCTCATCGCTATCCTTCCACTGGTGGGAATTTTCCTCTACATCCGTAGAATTTCTAGCAG TGCCCTGCGTAAACTGAAGAGGTTGGAGAATATGAGCCGGTCTCCTTGGTTCTGCCATCTGACTGCTACTATACAGGGTCTGTCGACTATTCATGCCTACAACAAAACAGAGGAGACTGTGAACAG GTTTGTAAGTCTTCTGGATAAAAACTCCATAATGATGCTCCTGTTCCGCTGTGCCATGCGCTGGTTGGGTGTACGGCTCGAGCAAGTCACCATCATGCTGGCAACAGTCACGGCACTGCTGGTAGTCGTTACCCATGGTTCCATTCCTCCGGCCCTGGCTGGATTAGCCCTGACTTCTGTGATAGAG ATGACAGGTCTGTTCCAGTATACAGTTCGTCTTAGCTCACAAACAGAGGCCCACTTTACATCAGTCCAGAGAATTAACACCTATATCAAG GACCTTAAACCAGAAGCTCCGCTGACCATCAAGGAAACCGCCCCCGCCCAGTCCTGGCCATCTGAGGGGCGTGTTCGGTTCCAGAAGTACGACATGCGTTACCGGGAGGggctgcccttggtgctgaaaggtgTCAGCTTCGTCACAAAACCTTCTGAAAAAGTTGGCATCGTGGGAAGAACTGGCTCAG GTAAGTCGTCGCTAGGCGTGGCCCTGTTCCGACTGGTGGAAGCAGAATCAGGCTCCATCAGTATCGATGATGTCGACATTTCTACCATTGGCCTGGAGGACCTGCGCAGcaagctgtcaatcatcccaCAGGACCCCGTCTTATTCGTGGGGACTGTCAG GTATAACCTGGACCCGTTCAAGCAGTACAGTGATGACCAAGTCTGGAGTGCTCTCGAGAGAACACACATGAGAGAAAGT ATCTCcggcctgcagcagcagctggaggCGCCTGTTGTGGAGAACGGAGACAACTTCTCAGTGGGAGAGAGGCAGCTGCTGTGTATGGCTAGGGCACTGCTCAGACATAGCAAG ATCCTGCTATTAGACGAAGCCACCGCAGCCATCGACCCCGAGACGGATAACCTGATCCAGACAACTATCCGGGAGGCCTTCAGCGACTGCACCATGCTGACCATCGCACACAGACTCAACACTGTACTCACCTGTGACAGGATACTGGTCATGGAGGATGGGGAG GTGGTGGAATTCGACTCCCCCAGCTCACTGCTTGCAGATCCGAATTCCTCCTTTGCTGTCATGATGGCAGCCTCCAGTCTATCCTACCAGCAGCAGCCGAGTTAg